From the genome of Streptomyces sp. NBC_01260, one region includes:
- the pgsA gene encoding CDP-diacylglycerol--glycerol-3-phosphate 3-phosphatidyltransferase produces MTGAPASATGGSGATPVRGGKLGTAAVNQASLWNIANLLTMARLVLVPGFVVLMFHNGGYDPAWRSFAWAAFAIAMITDLFDGHLARTYNLVTDFGKIADPIADKAIMGAALVCLSYLGDLPWWVTGVILFRELGITVLRFWVIRHGVIPASRGGKLKTLSQGIAVGMYVLALTGPLATLRFWVMAVAVVLTVVTGLDYVRQAVVLRRQGLAAERSAAAQEAVEAAAETPEGVGDVDRVAGTPGARGAAEAER; encoded by the coding sequence ATGACCGGAGCGCCGGCATCCGCGACAGGGGGCTCCGGCGCGACGCCGGTCCGCGGCGGGAAGCTGGGCACTGCGGCCGTCAATCAGGCCAGCCTGTGGAACATCGCCAATCTCCTCACCATGGCGCGGCTGGTGCTGGTCCCCGGCTTCGTCGTGCTGATGTTCCACAACGGCGGATATGACCCGGCGTGGCGTTCCTTCGCCTGGGCGGCCTTCGCCATCGCCATGATCACCGATCTGTTCGACGGGCATCTGGCGCGCACGTACAACCTGGTCACCGACTTCGGGAAGATCGCGGACCCGATCGCCGACAAGGCGATCATGGGTGCGGCGCTGGTCTGCCTGTCGTACCTGGGTGATCTGCCCTGGTGGGTCACGGGCGTGATCCTCTTCCGGGAGCTCGGCATCACCGTGCTGCGGTTCTGGGTGATCCGGCACGGGGTGATTCCGGCCAGTCGCGGCGGGAAGCTGAAGACGCTGTCGCAGGGGATCGCCGTCGGGATGTACGTCCTGGCGCTGACCGGACCGCTGGCGACGCTGCGGTTCTGGGTGATGGCGGTGGCCGTCGTGCTGACGGTCGTCACCGGTCTGGACTACGTACGCCAGGCCGTCGTGCTGCGACGCCAGGGGCTCGCGGCGGAGCGGTCGGCCGCGGCACAGGAAGCCGTCGAGGCGGCCGCGGAGACGCCGGAGGGCGTCGGGGACGTCGATCGGGTCGCCGGGACCCCGGGGGCCCGCGGTGCGGCGGAGGCCGAGCGGTGA
- a CDS encoding CinA family protein, with protein MTAAARVLRLLVERGETLAVAESLTGGLVAAELTSVPGASHSFRGSVTAYATPLKSEVLGVDPALLASHGAVDPGVASQMAAGVRRVLGADWGLATTGVAGPEPQDGRPVGTVFVAVCGPDGAAKVATLRLNGGRADIRNESVRSVLDLLSGELGGYASAQDTEQIGGN; from the coding sequence GTGACAGCCGCGGCCCGGGTGCTGCGACTGCTTGTCGAGCGGGGGGAGACCCTGGCCGTCGCCGAATCGCTGACCGGCGGTCTGGTCGCCGCTGAGTTGACGTCCGTACCCGGTGCCTCGCACTCCTTCCGCGGGTCCGTGACGGCCTATGCGACCCCCCTGAAGAGTGAAGTCCTGGGTGTGGATCCGGCCCTTCTGGCATCGCACGGTGCCGTGGACCCCGGGGTCGCGTCCCAGATGGCCGCGGGCGTACGCCGGGTCCTCGGAGCGGACTGGGGGCTGGCCACCACCGGTGTCGCGGGCCCCGAGCCGCAGGACGGCCGGCCGGTGGGAACGGTCTTCGTCGCAGTCTGCGGGCCTGACGGGGCGGCGAAAGTGGCCACGCTGCGGTTGAACGGCGGACGAGCGGACATCCGCAATGAGAGCGTACGGAGCGTGCTCGATCTGCTCTCCGGCGAACTCGGCGGGTACGCGAGCGCACAGGATACGGAACAGATCGG
- a CDS encoding DNA translocase FtsK, translated as MASRTSGKGSQGAAGTAKRVGGGPGPAKKAAPAKKAAAKRGAPAKKAPAKKAVAKKAAAPKQAPSPTGGVYRLVRAVWLGAAHAIGAMFRGIGRGAKGLDPAHRKDGVALLLLGLALVVAAGTWSNLRGPVGDLVEMLVTGAFGRLDLLVPILLGAIAVRLILYPEKPEANGRIVIGLSALVIGVLGQVHIACGSPGRGDGTEAMQDAGGLIGWAASKPLIFTMGEVLAVPLLLLLTVFGLLVVTATPVNAIPQRLRLLGSRLGIVDPVYDPEAEDESDDERYEEQWREALPARSRRSSARRSEASDVYDTDRVEADALAKRRRPRRPSAQPAMNRAMDAVDVAAAAAAALDGAVLNGMPPSPVVADLTQGVSADRERAGTPVPGAREAEPARRPGEKASSPSGGVPDLTKPAPDRSQSQPLPARAEQLQLSGDITYSLPSLDLLERGGPGKTRSAANDAIVASLTNVFTEFKVDAAVTGFTRGPTVTRYEVQLGPAVKVERITALAKNIAYAVASPDVRIISPIPGKSAVGIEIPNSDREMVNLGDVLRLADAAEDDHPMLVALGKNVEGGYEMANLAKMPHVLVAGATGSGKSSCINCLITSVMVRATPEDVRMVLVDPKRVELTAYEGIPHLITPIITNPKKAAEALQWVVREMDLRYDDLAAFGYRHIDDFNHAVRTGKLKTPEGSERELSPYPYLLVIVDELADLMMVAPRDVEDSIVRITQLARAAGIHLVLATQRPSVDVVTGLIKANVPSRLAFATSSLADSRVILDQPGAEKLIGKGDGLFLPMGANKPTRMQGAFVTEAEVAAVVQHCKDQMAPVFREDVVVGTKQKKEIDEDIGDDLDLLCQAAELVVSTQFGSTSMLQRKLRVGFAKAGRLMDLMESRNIVGPSEGSKARDVMVKPDELDGVLALIRGETGS; from the coding sequence ATGGCCTCACGTACGTCCGGCAAGGGTTCCCAGGGCGCTGCGGGCACCGCGAAGCGCGTCGGCGGTGGCCCGGGGCCGGCCAAGAAAGCCGCGCCCGCGAAGAAGGCCGCTGCCAAGAGGGGCGCGCCCGCGAAGAAGGCTCCCGCCAAGAAGGCGGTGGCCAAGAAGGCGGCCGCGCCCAAACAGGCGCCCTCGCCCACCGGCGGTGTGTACCGCCTGGTGCGCGCTGTCTGGCTCGGTGCGGCCCACGCCATCGGCGCGATGTTCCGCGGCATAGGGCGTGGCGCCAAGGGCCTCGACCCCGCCCACCGCAAGGACGGTGTCGCACTGCTGCTGCTCGGCCTCGCGCTGGTCGTCGCCGCGGGCACCTGGTCGAATCTGCGCGGTCCCGTCGGCGACCTCGTGGAGATGCTCGTCACCGGCGCCTTCGGCCGGCTCGACCTGCTCGTGCCGATACTGCTGGGCGCCATCGCCGTACGGCTGATCCTCTATCCCGAGAAGCCCGAGGCCAACGGCCGGATCGTCATCGGACTGTCCGCACTGGTCATCGGGGTGCTCGGCCAGGTCCACATCGCCTGCGGATCGCCGGGGCGCGGGGACGGCACCGAGGCCATGCAGGACGCGGGCGGTCTCATCGGGTGGGCCGCCTCCAAACCGCTGATCTTCACCATGGGCGAGGTGCTCGCCGTACCGCTGCTCCTGCTGCTCACCGTCTTCGGGCTGCTGGTCGTCACGGCGACCCCGGTGAACGCCATTCCGCAGCGGCTGCGGCTGCTCGGTTCCAGGCTGGGGATCGTCGACCCCGTGTACGACCCCGAGGCGGAGGACGAGAGCGACGACGAGCGGTACGAGGAGCAGTGGCGCGAGGCACTGCCCGCCCGCTCGCGGCGCTCCTCCGCACGCCGCTCCGAGGCGTCCGACGTGTACGACACCGACCGCGTGGAGGCCGACGCCCTGGCCAAGCGGCGCAGGCCGCGCAGGCCGTCCGCGCAGCCCGCGATGAACCGCGCCATGGACGCGGTGGACGTCGCGGCGGCCGCTGCCGCCGCGCTCGACGGGGCCGTGCTCAACGGGATGCCGCCCTCGCCCGTCGTCGCCGACCTCACCCAGGGCGTCTCCGCGGACCGTGAGCGCGCGGGTACCCCGGTGCCGGGTGCCAGGGAGGCGGAGCCCGCCCGGAGGCCGGGGGAGAAGGCCTCCTCGCCCTCCGGCGGCGTACCCGACCTGACCAAGCCGGCCCCCGACCGGTCGCAGTCGCAGCCGCTGCCGGCCCGCGCCGAGCAGCTCCAGCTCTCCGGCGACATCACCTACTCGCTGCCCTCGCTCGATCTGCTGGAGCGCGGCGGCCCCGGCAAGACCCGCAGCGCCGCCAACGACGCGATCGTCGCGTCGCTGACCAACGTCTTCACCGAATTCAAGGTCGACGCGGCCGTCACCGGCTTCACCCGCGGACCCACGGTGACGCGGTACGAGGTGCAGCTCGGCCCGGCCGTGAAGGTCGAGCGGATCACGGCGCTCGCCAAGAACATCGCGTACGCCGTCGCCAGCCCCGACGTCCGGATCATCTCGCCGATCCCGGGGAAGTCGGCGGTCGGCATCGAGATTCCGAACTCCGACCGCGAGATGGTCAACCTCGGGGACGTCCTGCGGCTGGCGGACGCGGCCGAGGACGACCACCCCATGCTGGTCGCACTCGGCAAGAACGTCGAGGGCGGCTACGAGATGGCCAACCTCGCGAAGATGCCGCACGTCCTGGTGGCCGGTGCGACCGGTTCCGGGAAGTCCTCCTGCATCAACTGCCTGATCACCTCGGTGATGGTGCGGGCGACGCCGGAGGACGTCCGCATGGTGCTGGTCGACCCCAAGCGCGTCGAGCTGACCGCGTACGAGGGCATTCCGCACCTGATCACGCCGATCATCACCAACCCCAAGAAGGCCGCCGAGGCCCTTCAGTGGGTCGTGCGCGAGATGGATCTTCGCTACGACGACCTCGCCGCGTTCGGGTACCGGCACATCGACGACTTCAACCACGCCGTGCGCACCGGGAAGCTCAAGACCCCGGAGGGCAGCGAACGGGAGCTGTCGCCGTACCCGTATCTGCTGGTGATCGTCGACGAGCTGGCCGACCTGATGATGGTCGCCCCGCGCGATGTCGAGGACTCGATCGTGCGCATCACCCAGTTGGCCCGCGCCGCCGGTATCCATCTGGTCCTCGCCACCCAGCGCCCCTCGGTGGACGTCGTCACCGGTCTGATCAAGGCGAACGTGCCCTCCCGGCTCGCCTTCGCGACCTCGTCGCTCGCCGACAGCCGGGTCATCCTCGACCAGCCCGGGGCCGAGAAGCTCATCGGAAAGGGTGACGGACTGTTCCTGCCGATGGGGGCGAACAAGCCGACCCGTATGCAGGGTGCCTTCGTCACCGAGGCCGAGGTCGCCGCCGTGGTCCAGCACTGCAAGGACCAGATGGCACCGGTGTTCCGCGAGGACGTGGTGGTCGGCACGAAGCAGAAGAAGGAGATCGACGAGGACATCGGCGACGACCTGGACCTGCTCTGCCAGGCGGCCGAGCTGGTCGTCTCCACCCAGTTCGGCTCCACCTCGATGCTCCAGCGCAAGCTGCGGGTGGGTTTCGCCAAGGCAGGCCGACTGATGGACCTCATGGAGTCCCGGAACATCGTCGGACCCAGCGAGGGATCCAAGGCGCGCGACGTCATGGTGAAGCCGGACGAGCTCGACGGGGTGTTGGCGCTGATTCGCGGGGAAACCGGTTCGTGA
- the rimO gene encoding 30S ribosomal protein S12 methylthiotransferase RimO → MPERRTVALVTLGCARNEVDSEELAGRLAADGWELVEDASDADVAVVNTCGFVEAAKKDSVDALLEANDLKDHGRTQAVVAVGCMAERYGKDLAEALPEADGVLGFDDYADISDRLQTILNGGIHASHTPRDRRKLLPISPAERQDAVVALPGHAQEAVPAPADLPEGVAPVSGPRAPLRRRLGTSPVASVKLASGCDRRCSFCAIPSFRGSFISRRPSDVLGETRWLAEQGVKEVMLVSENNTSYGKDLGDIRLLETLLPELADVDGIERIRVSYLQPAEMRPGLIDVLTSTPKVAPYFDLSFQHSAPGVLRAMRRFGDTDSFLELLDTIRSKAPQAGARSNFIVGFPGETEADLAELERFLTGARLDAIGVFGYSDEDGTEAVGYDNKLDADTIAERLAHISQLAEELTSQRAEERVGETLQVLVESVEATEDESRAVGRAAHQAPETDGQVLFTAREGLVPGRMVEAKAVGTEGVDLVAECRELAEVAR, encoded by the coding sequence ATGCCCGAACGCCGTACCGTCGCCCTTGTCACTCTTGGCTGCGCCCGTAACGAGGTGGACTCGGAGGAGCTCGCAGGCCGCTTGGCAGCGGACGGCTGGGAGCTCGTCGAGGATGCCTCCGATGCCGATGTCGCCGTGGTCAACACCTGTGGATTCGTCGAGGCCGCCAAGAAGGACTCCGTCGATGCCCTGCTCGAAGCCAATGATCTGAAGGACCACGGCCGCACCCAGGCCGTCGTCGCCGTCGGCTGCATGGCCGAGCGCTACGGCAAGGACCTCGCCGAGGCCCTGCCGGAAGCGGACGGAGTCCTCGGATTCGACGACTACGCAGACATCTCGGACCGCCTCCAGACCATCCTCAACGGGGGCATCCACGCCTCGCACACCCCGCGGGACCGCCGCAAGCTGCTGCCGATCAGCCCGGCCGAGCGCCAGGACGCCGTCGTGGCCCTGCCCGGCCACGCCCAGGAGGCCGTACCGGCCCCCGCCGATCTTCCGGAGGGTGTCGCGCCGGTCTCCGGCCCCCGGGCACCCCTGCGCCGTCGGCTCGGCACCAGCCCCGTCGCCTCGGTGAAGCTGGCCTCCGGCTGCGACCGCCGCTGCTCCTTCTGCGCCATCCCGTCCTTCCGCGGTTCCTTCATCTCGCGGCGGCCCTCCGACGTCCTGGGCGAGACCAGGTGGCTGGCCGAGCAGGGCGTGAAGGAGGTCATGCTGGTCTCCGAGAACAACACCTCGTACGGCAAGGACCTCGGTGACATCCGGCTGCTGGAGACCCTGCTGCCGGAGCTCGCGGACGTCGACGGGATCGAGCGCATCCGGGTCAGCTATCTGCAGCCCGCCGAGATGCGGCCCGGTCTGATCGACGTACTGACCTCGACGCCGAAGGTCGCGCCCTACTTCGACCTCTCCTTCCAGCACTCGGCCCCCGGCGTGCTGCGGGCGATGCGCCGGTTCGGCGACACCGACAGCTTCCTGGAGCTTCTGGACACCATCCGGAGCAAGGCACCGCAGGCCGGTGCCCGCTCCAACTTCATCGTGGGCTTCCCCGGTGAGACCGAGGCCGATCTGGCGGAGCTGGAACGGTTCCTCACCGGTGCGCGTCTCGACGCCATCGGCGTCTTCGGCTACTCCGACGAGGACGGCACCGAGGCGGTCGGCTACGACAACAAGCTGGACGCCGACACCATCGCGGAGCGGCTCGCGCACATTTCTCAGCTGGCCGAGGAGCTGACCTCCCAGCGGGCCGAGGAACGCGTCGGGGAGACGCTCCAGGTGCTGGTCGAGTCGGTCGAGGCGACCGAGGACGAGTCACGCGCCGTGGGCCGCGCGGCGCACCAGGCACCTGAAACGGACGGCCAGGTGCTCTTCACCGCACGCGAGGGACTCGTCCCGGGCCGTATGGTCGAGGCAAAGGCAGTGGGCACCGAGGGCGTGGACCTGGTGGCCGAATGCCGTGAGCTTGCGGAGGTGGCCAGATGA
- a CDS encoding response regulator encodes MVPKAKILLVDDRPENLLALEAILSALDQTLVRASSGEEALKALLTDDFAVILLDVQMPGMDGFETAAHIKRRERTRDIPIIFLTAINHGPHHTFRGYAAGAVDYISKPFDPWVLRAKVSVFVELYMKNCQLREQAALLRLQLEGGVHAGVHHEREPAGLLAELSARLAAVEEQAEALSKQLDDESADAGAVATAAHLERKLTGLRRALDALEPGANGGPAPLPS; translated from the coding sequence ATGGTGCCGAAGGCCAAGATCCTCCTGGTCGATGACCGGCCGGAGAATCTGCTGGCGCTGGAGGCCATCCTCTCTGCGCTCGATCAGACACTGGTGCGGGCATCGTCAGGGGAGGAAGCGCTCAAAGCGCTGCTCACGGACGACTTTGCGGTCATTCTGCTGGATGTGCAGATGCCGGGCATGGACGGTTTCGAAACCGCCGCGCACATCAAGCGGCGGGAGCGGACCCGGGACATCCCGATCATCTTCCTCACCGCGATCAATCATGGTCCGCATCACACCTTCCGGGGTTATGCGGCAGGCGCGGTGGACTACATCTCGAAACCGTTCGACCCGTGGGTGCTGCGGGCGAAGGTCTCGGTCTTCGTCGAGCTGTACATGAAGAACTGCCAGCTGCGGGAGCAGGCCGCGCTGCTGCGGCTGCAGCTCGAAGGCGGCGTGCACGCCGGTGTGCACCACGAGAGGGAGCCCGCCGGCCTGCTGGCCGAACTCTCCGCGCGGCTCGCGGCCGTCGAGGAGCAGGCCGAGGCGCTGTCCAAGCAGCTCGACGACGAGTCGGCGGACGCCGGGGCCGTGGCCACCGCCGCTCATCTCGAACGGAAGCTGACCGGACTGCGCCGGGCGCTGGACGCCCTGGAGCCCGGCGCCAACGGCGGACCGGCCCCCCTTCCCTCGTAG
- a CDS encoding helix-turn-helix domain-containing protein — MSIGNSPEDDRPSIGRVLQQARIAAGLTVEEVSTSTRVRIPIVHAIEDDDFSRCGGDVYARGHIRTLARAVAIDPEPLVSQYDGEHGGRPAPTPAAPLFEAERIRSEPRRPNWTAAMVAAIVAVVGFVGFTFIKGGDDSPTAGRVAEGPTSAKTTPKPATSKTADPKPAPSDSAIAAAPQDKVTVKLSASQGKSWISAKDHNGRLLFDGLLQQGQSKTFQDKERVDLVLGDAGSIELFVNGKKVEDQFQPGQVERLSYTKGDPEVG; from the coding sequence GTGTCCATCGGCAACTCCCCCGAAGACGACCGGCCTTCGATCGGTCGAGTGCTCCAGCAGGCTCGAATCGCCGCAGGTCTCACGGTCGAAGAGGTCAGCACGTCCACCCGGGTGCGCATCCCCATCGTGCACGCGATCGAGGACGACGACTTCTCCCGCTGCGGCGGCGACGTGTATGCGCGCGGACATATCCGTACGCTCGCACGTGCCGTCGCCATCGATCCGGAACCGCTGGTTTCGCAGTACGACGGCGAGCACGGCGGCCGTCCCGCGCCCACGCCTGCGGCTCCGCTGTTCGAGGCCGAGCGGATCCGTTCCGAACCCCGACGGCCCAACTGGACCGCGGCCATGGTCGCGGCCATCGTCGCCGTGGTCGGATTCGTCGGCTTCACGTTCATCAAGGGCGGCGACGACTCACCGACGGCCGGCCGGGTCGCCGAAGGCCCGACGTCCGCCAAGACCACACCCAAACCGGCGACCAGCAAGACCGCCGATCCCAAACCGGCCCCCTCCGACAGCGCCATCGCCGCGGCGCCGCAGGACAAGGTGACGGTCAAGCTCAGCGCCAGTCAGGGCAAGAGCTGGATCTCCGCCAAGGACCACAACGGCCGGCTGCTCTTCGACGGGCTGCTCCAGCAGGGCCAGTCGAAGACGTTCCAGGACAAGGAGCGGGTCGACCTCGTCCTCGGAGACGCCGGCTCGATCGAACTCTTCGTCAACGGCAAGAAGGTCGAGGACCAGTTCCAGCCCGGTCAGGTCGAGCGGCTCTCGTACACCAAGGGTGATCCCGAGGTCGGCTGA